The Deinococcus sonorensis KR-87 genome includes a window with the following:
- a CDS encoding SH3 domain-containing protein: MTDTVSPLDRRIHAHHPERRTADAALIPQLEGEWTALSPTPAWADDLLSLRASPDETAAQVSEALPGERMELLEVLPGGWSWVRTTHDSYLGYARSSGLSTTPPTLSVPVTVLRGHVYAAPRIQAQVLGRLGYGAVLSVQQPEPEQHGAYRWWRVRYGGTDGYVRTSVTEPQQTPGADLLHKFLGVPYLWGGRSAWGIDCSGLMQLASGYPLPRDADQQQAYLSPVDTPQAGDLVFFPGHVGYMLDERRVLHANATHMAVSIETLGEGEYGRQLADSVSGYGRMTPELWAAQLEQA, encoded by the coding sequence ATGACCGACACCGTCTCCCCCCTGGACCGACGAATTCATGCCCATCATCCGGAGCGCCGCACCGCCGACGCGGCCCTGATTCCGCAGCTGGAGGGCGAGTGGACCGCCCTGTCTCCCACGCCCGCTTGGGCGGACGACCTGCTGAGCCTGCGTGCCTCACCCGACGAGACCGCCGCTCAGGTGAGCGAGGCGCTGCCCGGCGAGCGCATGGAACTGCTGGAAGTGCTGCCGGGCGGCTGGAGCTGGGTGCGGACCACCCACGACAGCTACCTGGGCTATGCCCGCAGCAGCGGCCTGAGCACCACCCCGCCGACGCTGAGCGTGCCGGTCACGGTGCTGCGCGGCCACGTGTACGCCGCGCCGCGTATTCAGGCGCAGGTGCTGGGCCGGCTCGGGTACGGCGCGGTGCTCTCGGTGCAGCAGCCGGAGCCGGAGCAGCACGGCGCGTACCGCTGGTGGCGGGTGCGGTACGGCGGCACGGACGGCTATGTCCGCACCAGTGTCACCGAGCCGCAGCAGACGCCGGGCGCGGACCTGCTGCACAAGTTCCTGGGCGTGCCGTACCTGTGGGGCGGGCGCAGCGCCTGGGGCATCGACTGCAGCGGCCTGATGCAGCTGGCCAGCGGCTACCCGCTCCCCCGCGACGCCGACCAGCAGCAGGCGTACCTGAGCCCGGTGGACACCCCGCAGGCCGGCGATCTGGTGTTCTTTCCCGGGCACGTGGGCTACATGCTGGATGAGCGCCGGGTGCTGCACGCCAACGCCACGCACATGGCCGTGAGCATCGAGACGCTGGGCGAGGGCGAGTACGGTCGGCAGCTGGCTGACTCCGTCTCCGGCTACGGCCGCATGACGCCGGAGCTGTGGGCCGCGCAGCTGGAGCAGGCATGA
- a CDS encoding dipeptidase, translating to MRVFDAHLDLAYNAGLGRDLTLSLSDLRAQDPVAGETACVTFSELQRAGVAACFATLFAAPAGPETPLGYETWQGARRQAVAQLDQYRRWEDQGHVRLLRSGTEVREHVRDWDDTRPLGVVLLMEGADPLRDAGDLPEWVDAGVRLIGPAWRRTRYAGGTDEPGPLTDRGEDLLVAMRELGVALDASHLDDASFWQAIELQPLVMASHSNSRALVPGNRHLSDDMARAIFERGGVVGLVAPSMFIRAGWAVGDTRASASEWAAHAEHYAQLGSWRQVGLGTDLDGGFGIEKGPDFLNRYADVLNVLDALPEAERPRVAGGNWLRWIERNLK from the coding sequence ATGAGGGTCTTCGACGCGCATCTGGATCTGGCGTACAACGCGGGGCTGGGCCGCGACCTGACGCTCAGCCTCTCCGACCTGCGGGCCCAGGACCCGGTGGCGGGTGAAACGGCCTGCGTCACCTTTTCGGAACTGCAGCGTGCGGGCGTGGCCGCCTGCTTCGCCACCCTGTTCGCCGCGCCCGCCGGCCCCGAGACCCCACTCGGCTACGAAACGTGGCAGGGCGCGCGGCGGCAGGCGGTGGCGCAGCTGGACCAGTACCGGCGCTGGGAGGACCAGGGCCATGTGCGGCTGCTGCGCTCCGGCACCGAGGTGCGCGAGCACGTGCGCGACTGGGACGACACCCGGCCGCTGGGCGTGGTGCTGCTGATGGAGGGCGCCGATCCGCTGCGCGACGCGGGCGACCTGCCGGAGTGGGTGGACGCGGGCGTGCGGCTGATCGGCCCGGCGTGGCGGCGCACCCGCTACGCCGGCGGCACCGACGAGCCCGGACCGCTGACCGACCGGGGCGAGGACCTGCTAGTGGCGATGCGTGAACTGGGGGTGGCGCTGGACGCCTCGCACCTGGACGACGCGTCGTTCTGGCAGGCCATCGAACTGCAGCCGCTGGTGATGGCCAGCCACAGCAACAGCCGGGCGCTGGTGCCGGGCAACCGCCACCTCTCGGACGACATGGCCCGCGCCATCTTCGAGCGCGGGGGGGTGGTGGGGCTGGTGGCGCCGAGCATGTTCATCCGGGCCGGCTGGGCCGTGGGCGACACGCGGGCCAGCGCGTCAGAGTGGGCCGCCCACGCCGAACACTACGCGCAGCTCGGCTCGTGGCGGCAGGTGGGGCTGGGCACCGACCTGGACGGCGGCTTCGGCATCGAGAAGGGGCCTGACTTCCTGAACCGCTACGCCGACGTGCTGAACGTGCTGGACGCCCTGCCTGAAGCGGAGCGGCCGAGGGTGGCCGGGGGCAACTGGCTGCGCTGGATCGAGAGGAACCTGAAATGA
- a CDS encoding HAD family hydrolase: MPIRAVLFDRDDTIAVTDRGVFREAAQWTAQRVGQDPREVGEALQQLWADTPSWWDLRTEADETRYWQAYLERLAQQLNVPVSRLDGYLDAWPYHRYFRPVPEAREVLTALRRRGLKTGVLSNTFPSIRASLEATQLDDLIDVAISTCAAGVHKPEAGAFLYAAAQLQLPPADILFIDDRLENVEAARQVGMAAELIDLKRQTPGALHQLSDVLQVVETELAGA; the protein is encoded by the coding sequence ATGCCCATCCGAGCTGTGCTGTTTGACCGAGATGACACCATCGCCGTGACCGACCGCGGCGTCTTCCGCGAGGCGGCGCAGTGGACCGCCCAGCGCGTGGGGCAGGACCCGCGCGAGGTGGGCGAGGCGCTGCAGCAGCTGTGGGCCGACACGCCCAGCTGGTGGGACCTGCGCACTGAAGCCGACGAGACGCGCTACTGGCAGGCCTACCTGGAGCGGCTGGCCCAGCAGCTGAACGTGCCGGTCTCGCGGCTGGACGGCTACCTGGACGCCTGGCCGTATCACCGCTACTTCCGCCCGGTCCCGGAGGCCCGCGAGGTGCTCACGGCCCTGAGACGGCGCGGCCTGAAGACCGGGGTGCTGAGCAACACCTTTCCGTCCATCCGGGCCTCGCTGGAGGCCACGCAGCTGGACGACCTGATCGACGTGGCCATCAGCACCTGCGCGGCGGGCGTTCACAAGCCGGAGGCCGGGGCCTTCCTGTACGCGGCGGCCCAGCTGCAGCTGCCCCCGGCCGACATCCTGTTCATCGACGACCGGCTGGAGAACGTGGAAGCGGCCCGGCAGGTGGGCATGGCGGCCGAGCTGATCGACCTGAAGCGGCAGACGCCCGGCGCGCTGCACCAGCTGAGCGACGTGCTGCAGGTTGTCGAGACGGAGCTGGCCGGCGCATGA
- a CDS encoding MalY/PatB family protein, which translates to MTSFTLTPEVLRHPDSYKWTLYPQEVLPLWVADMDFAPAPSIVAALKDRLEHGLGYHLLRGDPDLTRLLGARLEQQGVPPLPEGGMRFLPGVVPGLYAAVLGLTAPGDDVLSFTPIYPPFLSAIRDHGRTARTVPLLQGELGWDIDWAALEQAVTPATRLLMLCHPHNPTGRVWTREELAGLAAFALRHRLWVVSDELHADLSFQGPHTPFVTISPELEQRTLTVTGPCKAYNTAGLGIGAMYSHNLALLDRVTQASAGVMGHPSAMSVTMWRAALQDDGAWLAAVLDQLRQNRDRVTAWAATVPLLRYSPPEATYLAWLDLTRHPRAADMQAFLLSEAKVALNDGPPFGDGYQGFVRLNFATSPEILEEALTRIGRALAQE; encoded by the coding sequence ATGACCTCCTTCACGCTGACGCCCGAGGTGCTGCGCCACCCCGACAGCTACAAATGGACGCTCTACCCGCAGGAGGTGCTGCCGCTGTGGGTGGCCGACATGGACTTCGCGCCGGCGCCGTCCATCGTGGCGGCCCTGAAAGACCGGCTGGAACACGGTCTGGGTTATCACCTGCTGCGCGGCGACCCGGACCTGACCCGGCTGCTGGGGGCGCGGCTGGAGCAGCAGGGCGTGCCGCCACTGCCGGAAGGCGGCATGCGTTTCCTGCCGGGCGTGGTGCCGGGGCTGTACGCGGCGGTGCTGGGCCTGACCGCGCCGGGCGACGACGTGCTGAGCTTCACCCCGATCTATCCGCCGTTCCTGTCGGCCATCCGTGACCACGGGCGCACCGCCCGGACGGTGCCGCTCCTGCAGGGCGAGCTCGGCTGGGACATCGACTGGGCGGCGCTGGAGCAGGCGGTCACGCCGGCCACCCGGCTGCTGATGCTGTGCCACCCGCACAACCCCACCGGGCGGGTCTGGACCCGCGAGGAACTGGCCGGGCTGGCGGCCTTCGCGCTGCGTCACCGGCTGTGGGTGGTCTCGGATGAGCTGCACGCCGACCTGTCGTTCCAGGGCCCGCACACGCCGTTCGTGACCATCAGCCCGGAGCTGGAGCAGCGCACGCTGACCGTGACCGGGCCGTGCAAGGCGTACAACACGGCGGGGCTGGGCATCGGCGCGATGTACAGCCACAACCTGGCGCTGCTGGACCGGGTCACGCAGGCCTCGGCGGGCGTGATGGGCCACCCCTCGGCGATGAGCGTCACGATGTGGCGGGCCGCCCTGCAGGACGACGGCGCCTGGCTGGCGGCGGTGCTGGATCAGCTGCGTCAGAACCGCGACCGGGTGACCGCCTGGGCCGCCACCGTGCCGCTGCTGCGCTACAGCCCGCCGGAGGCGACCTATCTGGCGTGGCTGGACCTGACCCGCCATCCGCGCGCCGCCGACATGCAGGCCTTCCTGCTGAGCGAGGCGAAGGTGGCGCTCAACGACGGGCCGCCCTTTGGAGACGGGTATCAGGGGTTCGTGCGCCTGAATTTCGCGACCAGCCCCGAGATTCTGGAGGAGGCGCTCACGCGCATCGGGCGGGCGCTGGCGCAGGAATGA
- a CDS encoding phosphotransferase enzyme family protein, with protein MTGGLLGRLTNASVLEAARRFVGPGVVPEPVNLGVNHVYRCADLALRFTHSGMRDEAYLTPPLAWLRHLEQAGAPVCAPRASRNGKLIEQLQQDDDTFLVTAVQWVTGPRLSALTPTEDLYHAFGRSIGQLHRLTEYFALPPGTAPMIFAEQRRPFPEWAELWHRAAPDAAGHPTLRRAFERLTPEVDRWSNSGAGFGLMHGDLRPGNAIWDGQRAVIIDFDEPVWAPLANDLARAALELSEPVAARLLPHLIAGYRTELRLEEVWVERLPLLTAARCALMAAWSVGDGSSQASRGSGAVVSVDRLVQRLERWLTGSPDRA; from the coding sequence GTGACGGGCGGTCTGCTGGGGCGGCTGACCAATGCCAGCGTGCTGGAGGCCGCCCGGCGTTTTGTGGGGCCAGGCGTGGTACCGGAGCCGGTCAACCTCGGCGTCAATCACGTCTACCGCTGCGCGGATCTGGCGCTCCGCTTCACCCACAGCGGCATGCGCGACGAAGCGTACCTGACGCCACCGCTCGCGTGGCTGCGGCATCTGGAGCAGGCGGGCGCGCCGGTCTGCGCGCCACGCGCCTCGCGGAACGGAAAGCTCATTGAACAGCTCCAGCAGGACGACGACACGTTTCTGGTGACGGCGGTGCAGTGGGTCACCGGGCCCCGCCTGTCGGCCCTGACCCCCACGGAGGACCTGTATCACGCGTTCGGCCGCAGCATCGGTCAGCTGCACCGGCTGACCGAATACTTTGCCCTGCCGCCCGGCACGGCCCCGATGATCTTCGCCGAGCAGCGCCGGCCGTTTCCCGAATGGGCCGAGCTGTGGCACCGGGCCGCCCCGGACGCGGCCGGACATCCGACGCTGCGGCGCGCCTTCGAGCGGCTGACGCCAGAGGTGGACCGCTGGAGCAACTCGGGCGCCGGGTTCGGCCTGATGCACGGCGACCTGCGCCCGGGGAACGCCATCTGGGACGGCCAGCGTGCCGTCATCATCGATTTCGACGAGCCGGTCTGGGCCCCGCTCGCCAACGATCTGGCCCGGGCGGCCCTGGAACTCAGCGAACCGGTGGCCGCACGGCTCCTGCCCCACCTGATCGCGGGGTACCGCACGGAGCTGCGGCTGGAGGAGGTCTGGGTGGAGCGGCTGCCGCTGCTGACGGCCGCCCGCTGCGCCCTGATGGCAGCCTGGAGCGTGGGCGACGGCAGCAGTCAGGCCAGCCGCGGCAGTGGTGCGGTGGTGTCGGTGGACCGGCTGGTCCAGCGGCTGGAGCGCTGGCTGACCGGGTCGCCGGACCGGGCCTAG
- the hisG gene encoding ATP phosphoribosyltransferase produces the protein MSETLTIALPKGRIFEEGIALLQQAGLPLHLPEKSRALQWRMGHVTLLELRNQDVPVYVDLGIADAGIVGKDVLAESGRAVYEPLDLGFSRCRLSLIREVGATGPIGRLASKYPNLSRRWLQERGLSAEVVKLSGNIELAALTGLADAVVDLVQTGSTLRANHLEEVEVLMHSSARLVVNRTALKLKRDQLRPLIGRLRELTGTTSAP, from the coding sequence ATGAGCGAGACCCTGACCATCGCGCTGCCCAAGGGCCGCATTTTCGAGGAGGGCATCGCCCTGCTCCAGCAGGCCGGGCTGCCGCTGCATCTACCGGAAAAGAGCCGCGCCCTGCAGTGGCGCATGGGCCACGTGACGTTGCTGGAACTGCGCAATCAGGACGTGCCGGTGTACGTGGACCTGGGGATCGCGGATGCGGGCATCGTGGGCAAGGACGTGCTGGCCGAGTCGGGCCGGGCGGTCTACGAACCGCTGGACCTGGGCTTCTCGCGCTGCCGCCTGTCGCTGATCCGCGAGGTCGGGGCGACGGGGCCGATTGGCCGGCTGGCCAGCAAGTACCCGAACCTGAGCCGACGCTGGCTGCAGGAACGCGGGCTGAGCGCCGAGGTGGTCAAGCTGAGCGGCAACATCGAACTGGCGGCCCTGACCGGCCTGGCCGACGCGGTGGTGGACCTGGTGCAGACCGGCAGCACCCTGCGCGCCAACCACCTGGAGGAGGTGGAGGTGCTGATGCACTCCAGTGCCCGGCTGGTGGTGAACCGCACTGCCCTGAAGCTAAAGCGCGATCAGCTGCGCCCGCTGATCGGCCGCCTGCGCGAGCTGACCGGCACCACCTCCGCTCCGTGA
- a CDS encoding ATP phosphoribosyltransferase regulatory subunit, with amino-acid sequence MLPPEWAWREHLRQRVAAQFSAWGYQGVELPALELQDHAHPQDTLAFKLIDRGGEVLALRSEFTTAVQRLAQARYPQGPFPLRLQYGGRLWLRGLNSELGRLREFTQLGVELIGVSTAQADAELMELALSTLASVGVNGQLEVGHPGFLDAILADAGLAGPVRDQLHRVIDRKSGPDLSALIQREGLSRELEQTLNTVLELYGGSEVLAEAGRLTLGRQAHAALQHLQQVAHLFGPERLLFDLGMSRRYGYYSGFTFRAYVEGSPRQVLGGGRYDAGLPGAGFAIGLERLTEVAAHSLPPEPEVVLALDLPGAEYARSGGLVAELAWTDDPAALGHYARQRGIRRAVRGQTLDDVSRLLGGPA; translated from the coding sequence GTGCTGCCGCCCGAATGGGCCTGGCGCGAGCATCTGCGGCAGCGTGTGGCGGCGCAGTTCTCGGCCTGGGGCTATCAGGGCGTCGAGCTGCCCGCCCTGGAACTGCAGGACCACGCGCACCCGCAGGACACCCTGGCCTTCAAGCTGATTGACCGGGGCGGCGAGGTGCTGGCCCTGCGCAGCGAATTCACCACAGCAGTGCAGCGGCTGGCCCAGGCACGCTATCCGCAGGGACCGTTTCCGCTGCGGCTGCAGTATGGCGGCCGGCTGTGGCTGCGCGGCCTGAACAGCGAACTGGGGCGCCTGCGTGAGTTCACCCAGCTGGGCGTCGAGCTGATCGGGGTCAGCACCGCCCAGGCCGACGCTGAGCTGATGGAACTGGCGCTCAGCACGCTGGCCAGCGTGGGCGTGAATGGGCAGCTGGAAGTGGGCCACCCCGGCTTTCTGGATGCCATTCTGGCGGACGCCGGGCTGGCGGGTCCGGTGCGCGATCAGCTGCACCGGGTCATCGACCGCAAGAGCGGCCCGGACCTCTCCGCACTGATTCAGCGGGAGGGCCTGAGCCGCGAGCTGGAGCAGACGCTCAACACCGTGCTGGAGCTGTACGGCGGCTCCGAGGTGCTGGCGGAGGCCGGCCGGCTGACGCTGGGCCGCCAGGCCCACGCCGCCCTTCAGCACCTGCAGCAGGTGGCCCACCTGTTCGGCCCGGAGCGGCTGCTGTTCGACCTGGGTATGTCCAGGCGATACGGCTACTACAGCGGCTTCACCTTCCGCGCCTATGTGGAGGGCTCGCCCCGGCAGGTGCTGGGCGGCGGGCGCTACGACGCCGGGCTGCCGGGTGCGGGCTTTGCCATCGGGCTGGAGCGGCTCACCGAGGTGGCGGCCCACAGCCTGCCGCCCGAACCGGAGGTGGTGCTGGCGCTGGACCTGCCGGGCGCCGAGTACGCCCGGTCCGGCGGTCTGGTGGCCGAGCTGGCCTGGACCGACGACCCGGCCGCACTGGGCCACTACGCCCGGCAGCGCGGCATCCGGCGGGCCGTGCGCGGGCAGACGCTGGACGACGTGAGCCGGCTGCTGGGCGGGCCGGCATGA
- a CDS encoding alginate O-acetyltransferase AlgX-related protein: MHRALTTLVLLICFSTAQATLPHCQAALDPNSYSSAPHNAIVEVNDDGSIVVQHDLTSFTPQPEVMADFERFYAEMSSRNKTFAFFPLYNRAIDFSSERPDFRGDESITAYQHYVADLKKIGLYVPDLIRLRRRTGTAFLKQDNHWTNDFAKVVADNIAQHIRTWPGYAALDHHRVVLQRDLTSFIGAYGSSLAHACQAHVADEMQPRYVATVRRDLLSDSEPQVVVLGSSNMSRGSEQSFEAELEYDLRAQVVNFGVVSGDFEAAMENYLDSPAYAYTGPQYVVWESPGPIWKPDFFRREIARAKGVCQSPLFTVTTQNGSQTLSTPLQLGPQDYLALIGDGPGMFEASVTLNGAVTLALSKHPMSENNSRLFVEVGRPVSVSRLQIDSPYLGHMTLSVCRG, from the coding sequence ATGCACAGAGCCCTGACCACCCTCGTCCTCCTGATCTGCTTCTCCACAGCTCAGGCCACCCTCCCGCATTGTCAGGCCGCACTGGATCCAAACTCTTACAGCAGTGCACCACACAATGCCATCGTAGAAGTGAATGACGATGGAAGTATTGTAGTTCAGCATGACCTGACCTCTTTCACTCCTCAGCCAGAGGTCATGGCAGATTTTGAAAGATTTTATGCTGAGATGAGCAGCCGCAACAAAACCTTTGCCTTCTTCCCTCTTTACAACCGGGCTATAGATTTCAGCAGTGAAAGGCCCGACTTTCGTGGCGATGAATCTATCACGGCTTATCAGCATTACGTTGCCGACCTGAAGAAGATCGGCCTATACGTACCGGATCTGATCCGATTGCGCCGCCGGACCGGTACGGCCTTCCTAAAGCAGGATAACCACTGGACGAACGATTTTGCGAAAGTCGTGGCCGATAATATCGCCCAGCACATCAGAACCTGGCCTGGATATGCCGCTCTTGATCACCACCGAGTGGTTCTCCAGCGTGATCTGACCAGCTTCATCGGTGCTTACGGCAGTTCGCTCGCGCATGCCTGTCAGGCACATGTCGCAGACGAAATGCAGCCGCGGTATGTGGCCACCGTCAGGCGAGATCTGCTCAGCGACAGTGAGCCTCAGGTTGTTGTTTTAGGTTCAAGTAACATGAGCAGAGGCAGCGAGCAGTCATTTGAGGCGGAACTTGAGTACGACCTGCGGGCGCAGGTTGTGAATTTTGGTGTAGTCAGCGGAGACTTTGAGGCGGCCATGGAGAATTATCTGGATTCTCCGGCTTACGCATACACAGGTCCCCAGTACGTGGTGTGGGAATCGCCTGGCCCGATCTGGAAACCAGACTTCTTCCGGCGTGAGATCGCGCGCGCCAAAGGCGTATGTCAGAGCCCGCTGTTTACCGTGACCACCCAGAATGGGAGTCAGACTCTGTCTACTCCGCTGCAACTGGGGCCACAGGACTACCTGGCGCTCATAGGTGACGGGCCTGGCATGTTCGAGGCCAGTGTGACGCTGAATGGTGCCGTCACCTTGGCCCTCTCCAAACATCCTATGTCCGAAAACAACTCCCGGCTATTCGTCGAGGTAGGCCGGCCGGTCAGCGTCTCCAGGTTACAGATCGACAGCCCCTACCTCGGCCACATGACCCTAAGCGTCTGCAGGGGCTGA
- a CDS encoding endonuclease III domain-containing protein, with the protein MARSPLPLSVQHPAPSSLPEISRRLAEQYLPLPPLPSVSREPLDGLIRTILSQQNVAPITRRQFEGLKAAYPRWEAALADGPDGIETTLRAAGGGLARVKAQAIWGTLNQLEEQRGELSLRDTRQLPDQAVRSLLEGLPGVGMKTASCVLLFDLARPAMPVDTHIDRISKRLELLPTQWNAVKVERWYDEVLPRQWQDRYTFHVSMIRHGQQTCRAQRPRCELCVLQDLCPSAGLVLEGSG; encoded by the coding sequence ATGGCCCGCTCTCCCCTGCCGCTCTCGGTACAGCACCCTGCACCGTCCAGCCTGCCCGAGATCAGCCGGCGGCTCGCCGAGCAGTACCTGCCGCTCCCGCCCCTACCCAGCGTCAGCCGTGAACCGCTGGACGGCCTGATCCGCACCATCCTGTCGCAGCAGAACGTCGCGCCGATCACCCGGCGGCAGTTTGAGGGCCTCAAGGCGGCCTATCCCCGCTGGGAGGCAGCGCTGGCCGACGGCCCGGACGGCATCGAAACTACCCTGAGGGCCGCGGGCGGCGGGCTGGCGCGGGTCAAGGCGCAGGCCATCTGGGGCACGCTGAATCAGCTGGAGGAGCAGCGTGGGGAGCTGAGCCTGAGGGACACCCGGCAGCTGCCGGACCAGGCGGTGAGGTCCCTGCTGGAAGGGCTGCCGGGCGTGGGCATGAAGACCGCCTCCTGCGTGCTGCTGTTCGATCTGGCGCGGCCGGCCATGCCGGTCGACACACACATTGACCGGATCTCCAAACGCCTGGAACTGCTGCCCACACAGTGGAACGCCGTCAAGGTGGAGCGCTGGTATGACGAGGTGCTTCCGCGCCAATGGCAGGACCGCTACACCTTCCACGTCTCCATGATCCGGCATGGCCAGCAGACCTGCCGCGCGCAGAGGCCCCGCTGTGAGTTGTGCGTTCTGCAGGACCTGTGCCCGAGCGCCGGACTGGTGTTGGAGGGGAGCGGCTGA
- a CDS encoding TerC family protein, which translates to MILGIDKGIFISLPAEQQARAWTIGLPGAMVMRVLLLFLVAWLARLTEPIISVLGLAFSGRDLILLAGGLFLLYKAGSEMHEQLEGDHRAAEAQGRARFGSVIAQIMLFAAGPIGQCVQAHPTVRMLALAFLLMMGVHLGAEGRGFHIPERSTSFAMVRDGLCGDGGTAEPAGPARQCGRVRRPTL; encoded by the coding sequence GTGATTCTGGGCATCGACAAAGGTATTTTCATCTCGCTGCCGGCCGAGCAGCAGGCGCGTGCCTGGACCATCGGCCTGCCGGGCGCCATGGTGATGCGGGTGCTACTGCTGTTTTTGGTGGCGTGGCTGGCCCGCCTGACCGAGCCGATCATCAGCGTGCTGGGCCTAGCCTTTTCTGGCCGCGACCTGATTCTGCTGGCCGGCGGCCTGTTCCTGCTGTACAAGGCCGGCAGCGAGATGCACGAACAGCTGGAGGGTGACCACCGGGCGGCCGAGGCCCAGGGCCGCGCCCGGTTCGGCAGCGTCATCGCCCAGATCATGCTGTTCGCGGCCGGTCCGATCGGTCAGTGTGTGCAGGCGCATCCCACCGTCCGGATGCTGGCCCTGGCCTTCCTGCTGATGATGGGCGTGCATCTGGGGGCCGAGGGGCGGGGCTTCCATATCCCCGAGCGCTCCACCTCTTTCGCGATGGTTCGCGATGGTCTTTGCGGTGATGGTGGAACTGCTGAACCTGCGGGTCCGGCGCGGCAGTGCGGCCGGGTGAGGCGGCCAACACTTTAG
- a CDS encoding TetR/AcrR family transcriptional regulator, with product MSTALRSETSTRERALAQAAQLFTERGYHGVSMREVAQAVGVTKPALYHHFVDKDALFLAVLEESLEGLMALLQRASTQVTLPEQLGCLLTDLLSTASQQRVGLKLAGELGHIEPARRLAFEQAYRRGWLGGVNALLDQAVQAGQLRADLPSQTLTRALMGMVYPLVTAGHPVPDPGGTARALLSIFLDGAGTR from the coding sequence GTGAGCACCGCCCTGCGCAGCGAGACCTCCACCCGGGAACGGGCGCTGGCCCAGGCGGCCCAGCTGTTCACCGAGCGTGGGTACCACGGCGTCAGCATGCGCGAAGTGGCGCAGGCGGTGGGCGTCACCAAACCAGCCCTCTACCACCACTTCGTAGACAAGGACGCGCTGTTCCTGGCGGTGCTGGAGGAGTCGTTGGAAGGCCTGATGGCGCTGCTGCAGCGGGCCAGCACCCAGGTGACCCTGCCAGAGCAGCTGGGCTGCCTGCTGACCGACCTGCTCAGCACCGCCAGCCAGCAACGGGTGGGGCTGAAACTGGCGGGCGAACTGGGCCACATCGAGCCGGCCCGGCGGCTGGCTTTCGAGCAGGCGTACCGGCGTGGCTGGCTGGGCGGCGTGAACGCGCTGCTGGATCAGGCGGTGCAGGCGGGGCAGCTGAGGGCCGACCTCCCGTCCCAGACCCTGACCCGCGCCCTGATGGGCATGGTGTACCCGCTGGTCACGGCCGGACACCCGGTCCCGGACCCTGGAGGCACCGCCCGGGCGCTGCTCAGCATCTTTCTGGACGGTGCCGGCACACGGTAA